From the Paludisphaera mucosa genome, one window contains:
- a CDS encoding molecular chaperone TorD family protein: MCDDCTSEADVVDAGRERIYEFLAAILTNPDAGTWGRVTDPEEQRRDVATVDALRAAAASRDVGLENGDATSSDLDLRALVVELCQPLGHLKADCDRFFVRARRNSHSPLEMDHKTAWLKRRPERAVEELNREYEDAACPEHENLPTRPDHASRELEFMAWLIAQARFQRRMACLGAASPEAVRSCDLAQRHFFGHHLAGWLPELAAQLREFAGGGCLEQLGRFLAAWIATERRCLDVEPRFAEADESMQTTETAPESTRSRQVVCA; the protein is encoded by the coding sequence ATGTGCGATGATTGCACTTCCGAAGCGGACGTCGTCGACGCCGGCCGCGAGCGCATTTACGAGTTCCTGGCGGCGATCCTCACGAATCCCGACGCCGGGACGTGGGGACGGGTGACGGATCCCGAGGAGCAGAGGCGGGACGTCGCGACGGTCGACGCCCTCCGCGCCGCCGCGGCGAGCCGGGACGTCGGCCTCGAAAACGGCGATGCGACGAGTTCGGACCTGGACCTCCGGGCCCTGGTCGTCGAATTGTGCCAGCCGCTCGGGCACCTGAAGGCCGACTGCGACCGGTTCTTCGTCCGGGCGAGGCGGAACTCCCACTCGCCGCTGGAGATGGATCATAAGACCGCGTGGCTCAAGCGGCGTCCCGAGCGGGCCGTCGAGGAGCTGAACCGGGAATACGAAGACGCCGCGTGTCCCGAGCACGAGAACCTGCCGACGCGTCCCGACCACGCCTCGCGCGAGCTGGAGTTCATGGCCTGGCTGATCGCCCAGGCGCGGTTCCAGCGGCGGATGGCCTGCCTGGGGGCGGCGTCGCCGGAGGCGGTCCGCAGTTGTGATCTTGCCCAACGCCACTTCTTCGGCCATCATCTGGCCGGGTGGCTGCCCGAACTCGCCGCGCAGTTGCGGGAATTCGCGGGCGGGGGCTGCCTGGAGCAGTTGGGGCGGTTCCTGGCCGCCTGGATCGCGACGGAACGACGGTGCCTGGACGTCGAGCCGAGGTTCGCCGAGGCGGACGAGTCGATGCAGACGACGGAGACGGCCCCGGAATCGACACGCAGTCGCCAGGTCGTCTGCGCCTGA
- a CDS encoding aminotransferase class V-fold PLP-dependent enzyme has product MADAVATGRDLELDVERVRADFPPLGEEVRPGVPLRYFDSAATALKPRSVIEAVRACMAEYPANVHRGLHVLSERATEAFENARIKVARHLGVDDPAQVIFTRGTTEAINLAARSWGRHAFRPGDAIVLSELEHHANIVPWQMIARETGAELRYVELTDDLEYDLDSFDRLFDDGRVRMVATTGMSNVTGIRPPVEEIARRARERGARVLIDAAQSLAHERLDVVALDVDFAAFSAHKVFGPTGVGVLYGKREHLEAMEPVLGGGNMVLRVERETAVWNELPDKFEAGTPPIAEVIGLGAAIDYLEALDAEAVARHERALIDHAHEVLGAVEGLRILGPAATAGKGPIVGFTLDGTHPHDLSHLLDRSGIAIRAGHHCAMPLHTRLGIPASARASFALYNTADEIDQLAAALGSIKSLLRRR; this is encoded by the coding sequence ATGGCGGACGCGGTCGCGACGGGCCGGGATCTCGAACTGGACGTGGAGCGGGTGCGGGCCGACTTCCCGCCGCTGGGCGAGGAGGTGCGCCCGGGGGTCCCGCTGCGGTACTTCGACTCGGCGGCGACCGCCCTGAAGCCCCGGTCGGTGATCGAGGCCGTCCGCGCGTGCATGGCCGAGTATCCGGCCAACGTCCATCGCGGCCTGCACGTCCTCAGCGAGCGGGCCACCGAGGCGTTCGAGAACGCCCGGATCAAGGTCGCGCGGCATCTGGGCGTCGACGACCCCGCACAGGTGATCTTCACCCGCGGGACGACCGAGGCGATCAACCTCGCCGCCCGATCGTGGGGCCGGCACGCGTTCCGGCCCGGCGACGCGATCGTCCTCAGCGAGCTGGAGCATCACGCGAACATCGTCCCCTGGCAGATGATCGCCCGCGAGACGGGCGCCGAGCTGCGCTACGTCGAGTTGACCGACGACCTGGAATACGACCTCGACTCGTTCGACCGCCTCTTCGACGACGGCCGGGTGCGGATGGTGGCGACGACGGGCATGTCGAACGTGACCGGGATCCGGCCGCCCGTCGAGGAGATCGCCCGCCGCGCCCGCGAGCGCGGCGCCCGGGTGCTGATCGACGCGGCGCAGAGCCTGGCGCACGAGCGTCTGGACGTCGTGGCGCTCGACGTCGACTTCGCGGCCTTCTCGGCCCACAAGGTCTTCGGGCCCACGGGCGTCGGCGTGCTCTACGGCAAGCGCGAGCACCTGGAGGCGATGGAGCCGGTCCTGGGCGGCGGCAACATGGTGCTCCGCGTCGAGCGCGAGACCGCCGTCTGGAACGAGCTGCCCGACAAGTTCGAGGCCGGCACGCCGCCGATCGCCGAGGTCATCGGCCTGGGCGCGGCGATCGACTACCTGGAGGCGCTCGACGCCGAGGCCGTCGCCCGCCACGAACGGGCGCTGATCGACCACGCCCACGAGGTGCTGGGGGCGGTCGAGGGCCTGCGAATCCTGGGGCCGGCCGCGACGGCGGGGAAGGGACCCATCGTGGGCTTCACGCTCGACGGGACGCACCCGCACGACCTCTCGCACCTGCTCGACCGCTCGGGGATCGCGATCCGGGCCGGCCACCACTGCGCCATGCCGCTGCACACGCGGCTGGGGATTCCGGCCTCCGCGCGGGCGAGCTTCGCCCTGTACAATACGGCCGACGAGATCGACCAACTCGCCGCCGCGCTCGGGTCGATCAAGAGCCTGCTCCGACGTCGCTAG
- a CDS encoding iron-sulfur cluster assembly scaffold protein: MDDPLYREEILDHYYSSPYRGRMERPDCVCDLDNPFCGDQIHVELTVGDDDRIKEVRFDGKGCVISQAATSLLAEHLEGASVDDARKLGPADVVKLLGMPLTPTRMKCGLLGWKAIQQALQQRAAATA, translated from the coding sequence ATGGACGACCCGCTGTACCGCGAAGAGATCCTCGACCACTATTACTCCTCCCCCTACCGGGGCCGGATGGAGCGCCCCGACTGCGTCTGCGACCTGGACAACCCATTCTGCGGCGACCAGATCCACGTCGAGCTGACCGTGGGCGACGACGACCGCATCAAAGAGGTCCGGTTCGACGGCAAGGGGTGCGTCATCAGCCAGGCGGCGACGTCCTTGCTCGCCGAGCACCTGGAAGGGGCCAGCGTCGACGACGCCCGCAAGCTCGGCCCGGCCGACGTCGTCAAGCTCCTGGGCATGCCCCTCACCCCCACCCGCATGAAATGCGGCCTCCTGGGCTGGAAGGCCATCCAGCAGGCCCTCCAGCAGCGCGCCGCGGCCACGGCCTGA
- a CDS encoding CsbD family protein, with protein MAANLQNLQGQWNQLKGDVKKKWAQLTDDDLRWTNGNVDQLIGRIQERTGEKREQIEKYFDTLMSEGSSMLSNAVENVGQAASQATNRLREGYSKLSDQAGEQLGHARELVGEQYGQARELVIRNPVQWVAAAFGVGFLAGIIAGYTSSAVSHQQQSRRFF; from the coding sequence ATGGCCGCCAACCTCCAGAACCTCCAGGGTCAGTGGAACCAGCTCAAGGGCGACGTCAAGAAGAAGTGGGCCCAGCTCACCGACGACGACCTGCGCTGGACGAACGGCAACGTCGACCAGCTCATCGGCCGCATCCAGGAGCGGACCGGCGAGAAGCGCGAGCAGATCGAGAAGTACTTCGACACGCTCATGAGCGAAGGCTCCTCGATGCTCTCGAACGCCGTCGAGAACGTCGGCCAGGCCGCCAGCCAGGCCACGAACCGCCTCCGCGAGGGCTACTCCAAGCTGAGCGACCAGGCCGGCGAGCAGCTCGGCCACGCCCGCGAGCTGGTGGGCGAGCAGTACGGCCAGGCCCGCGAGCTGGTCATCCGCAACCCCGTCCAGTGGGTCGCCGCCGCGTTCGGCGTCGGCTTCCTGGCCGGCATCATCGCGGGCTACACCAGCAGCGCCGTCTCGCACCAGCAGCAGTCGCGCCGCTTCTTCTGA
- a CDS encoding DUF1328 domain-containing protein, translating to MLRLAVLFAIISLLAAAFGFYGVSDASAGIAKVLAVVFAVMFLAVMIMGLTVAKKTTA from the coding sequence ATGCTACGCCTGGCAGTCCTGTTCGCGATCATCTCCTTGCTGGCCGCGGCCTTCGGTTTCTACGGCGTGAGCGACGCCTCCGCCGGGATCGCCAAGGTCCTCGCCGTGGTCTTCGCCGTGATGTTCCTCGCCGTGATGATCATGGGCCTGACGGTCGCCAAGAAGACGACGGCCTAG
- a CDS encoding RNA polymerase sigma factor, whose product MIDRRSPTYPEHLRTLFTVGAASGLSDGQLLQQFAARRGEAAERAFAALVERHGSMVLLACRNILRDEHEAQDAFQATFLVLFRKADSLWVRDSLGPWLHRVACRIAHRARLGAGRRRASGIEAAAGASDRFDRDGTADGIHEGIDRLPDRFRTPVVLCYLEGLTCEEAARRLGCPVGTIKSRLSRGREMLRRRLKAGVDEDLRRATPEPGRPRAALPAGLATATVRAALDASASLSAPVEILVKGGLSAMFLTRSKSAFTILAAVAAASAGLTVLGQQAASRGGTDDAVRRQAPPASNIDPASEPATRTDPAPPPAVSGLEQRLKALEEELERARTGAGNVVGPRKPGEPYEDRRQRIEEEGKKAHIWDVLVIGGFVGQYDLAEVAPKDLVIGLCRNYLGIEPNPDDVKWMVEKLGEDRDRTATPERIVRGLIADSEFLASPLVEAILRNPRTRRTPGVQ is encoded by the coding sequence ATGATCGACAGGCGGTCGCCGACGTACCCGGAACACCTGCGCACGCTGTTCACCGTGGGGGCGGCCTCGGGGCTCAGCGACGGGCAGCTCCTCCAGCAGTTCGCCGCCCGACGCGGCGAGGCGGCCGAGCGGGCGTTCGCGGCGCTGGTCGAGCGGCACGGATCGATGGTGCTGCTCGCCTGTCGCAACATCCTGCGCGACGAGCACGAGGCGCAGGACGCCTTCCAGGCGACGTTCCTGGTCCTCTTCCGAAAGGCGGATTCGCTCTGGGTCCGCGATTCCCTCGGCCCCTGGCTGCATCGCGTGGCCTGCCGCATCGCCCATCGGGCCAGGCTGGGGGCGGGTCGGCGCCGGGCGTCCGGGATCGAGGCGGCCGCGGGGGCTTCGGATCGGTTCGATCGGGACGGGACGGCCGACGGGATCCACGAGGGCATCGACCGGTTGCCCGACCGCTTCCGCACGCCCGTCGTCCTCTGCTACCTGGAAGGCCTGACCTGCGAAGAAGCGGCCCGACGTCTGGGCTGCCCCGTCGGGACGATCAAGAGCCGGCTGTCGCGGGGTCGCGAGATGCTCCGGCGACGGCTGAAGGCGGGCGTGGACGAGGACCTGAGGCGGGCGACGCCCGAGCCCGGCCGCCCCCGCGCGGCGCTCCCCGCCGGGCTCGCGACGGCGACCGTGCGCGCGGCCCTGGATGCTTCGGCGAGTCTATCGGCACCGGTGGAAATCCTGGTCAAAGGAGGGTTGTCGGCCATGTTCCTGACGAGAAGCAAGTCCGCGTTCACGATCCTGGCCGCCGTCGCCGCCGCCTCGGCCGGCCTGACCGTTCTGGGCCAGCAGGCGGCCTCGCGCGGGGGGACGGATGACGCCGTCCGCCGGCAGGCCCCCCCGGCGTCGAACATCGATCCGGCCTCGGAGCCCGCCACGCGGACGGACCCAGCCCCCCCGCCGGCCGTCTCCGGCCTGGAGCAGCGGCTGAAGGCCCTGGAGGAGGAGCTTGAGCGGGCCCGGACCGGCGCCGGCAACGTCGTCGGCCCGCGCAAGCCGGGGGAGCCGTACGAGGACCGTCGGCAGAGGATCGAGGAGGAGGGCAAGAAGGCCCACATCTGGGACGTCCTCGTCATCGGCGGCTTCGTCGGCCAGTACGACCTGGCCGAGGTCGCGCCGAAGGACCTGGTGATCGGGCTCTGCCGCAACTACCTCGGCATCGAGCCCAACCCCGACGACGTCAAGTGGATGGTGGAGAAGCTCGGCGAGGATCGGGATCGCACGGCGACCCCGGAGCGGATCGTCCGGGGGCTCATCGCCGACTCGGAATTCCTCGCCTCCCCGCTCGTCGAGGCCATCCTCCGCAACCCCCGGACGCGGCGCACGCCGGGCGTCCAGTGA
- the trmB gene encoding tRNA (guanine(46)-N(7))-methyltransferase TrmB, translated as MQPDEVEHEFGVPIPGRILPQEQWARTAVKRLPEAGPLDFAAIFGREAPLVLDLGCGNGRSSLIAALARPDVDHFAIDVLPVVIRYATRRGNQRGLSNLRFAVKDAETFLSRYVGDAAADEVHLYHPQPYHDARQAHRRLVTPLFTADVHRTLKPGGRFVVQTDNPDYWAYMTRLLPHFFAFEEHLEPWPESPEGRTRREIIALQRGLRIYRGVGRRRDGIDPAGALELARSLPRPTFQSRGPWCDLDGLERESP; from the coding sequence ATGCAGCCGGACGAGGTCGAGCACGAGTTCGGAGTCCCCATCCCCGGGCGGATCCTGCCCCAGGAGCAGTGGGCGCGCACGGCGGTCAAGAGGCTCCCCGAGGCGGGGCCGCTCGACTTCGCCGCGATCTTCGGCCGCGAGGCTCCGCTGGTCCTCGACCTGGGCTGCGGCAACGGCCGGTCCAGCCTGATCGCCGCCCTCGCCCGGCCCGACGTCGACCACTTCGCGATCGACGTCCTCCCCGTGGTGATCCGCTATGCCACCCGCCGCGGCAACCAGCGCGGGCTTTCCAACCTCCGGTTCGCGGTCAAGGACGCCGAGACCTTCCTGTCGCGATACGTCGGCGACGCGGCGGCGGACGAGGTCCACCTCTACCATCCCCAGCCCTACCACGACGCCCGCCAGGCCCACCGGCGACTCGTCACCCCGCTGTTCACGGCCGACGTCCACCGCACGCTCAAGCCTGGCGGCCGGTTCGTCGTCCAGACCGACAACCCGGACTACTGGGCTTACATGACGCGGCTGCTCCCCCACTTCTTCGCCTTCGAAGAGCATCTCGAGCCCTGGCCCGAGAGCCCCGAGGGCCGCACCCGCCGCGAGATCATCGCCCTCCAGCGCGGGCTGAGGATCTACCGGGGGGTCGGCCGGCGTCGCGACGGGATCGACCCGGCCGGGGCCCTGGAACTCGCCCGCAGCCTCCCCCGCCCCACCTTCCAGAGCCGCGGCCCCTGGTGCGACCTCGACGGTTTGGAGCGGGAATCCCCCTGA
- a CDS encoding choice-of-anchor Q domain-containing protein, protein MPFVDRTGGSGAGLGPEGDLAYVVALADADPSPLGSRIRFDPAVFSTPQTIVLTATLQLTGTAGPIAIEGPGAALTTIRGSSGLVFQVTAGATASISGLTITGGSGRRGGAINNAGSLDLVECSLVGNTASTPNVGFDPITGQPFIGEPGAGGAVYNSGAMTIERTTISGNRVEGAFINRATYYGGDGGGVYNAGAMTILNSTISDNRIPWRLSAGGGIYNSGVLSVADTTLAHNVAGVGSGIATTGYSSSQISSIGSIFSNPTSSPEFYLGGFGAEDVGNIAVAEGGTFRSLGRNLFTDAPAVALDATDLIGADPLLGPLADNGGPTWTMALLPGSPAVDAGAAVTGVAVDQRGVTRPKGAAPDIGAYEAEARTPAFEALAAPTIVYATAATVLSGRIAAGGLIPAGEVAITLGGATHLAAIDPATGAFASVFTTSALHVSSSRYLVAYRYAGSGDFAAVDGASSLTVLPGPLTVVADDRAVPFGAEPPPTTASYVGFVDGDGPASLAHPVTLTTAAEAYSPPGAYPMVASGAASPDYAVTFVHGTLVVAQPAGRLARRRVAFVTKLYRDALGRAAEPAGLRAWLGRLDAGVTTQAVARRVWASPERLALARRPAAWGRAARNAP, encoded by the coding sequence GTGCCATTCGTGGACCGGACCGGCGGCTCCGGGGCGGGGCTGGGGCCCGAGGGAGACCTCGCCTACGTCGTCGCCCTGGCCGACGCCGACCCCAGCCCCCTGGGGAGCCGGATCCGATTCGACCCCGCCGTCTTCTCCACGCCCCAGACGATCGTCCTGACGGCCACCTTGCAGCTGACCGGGACGGCCGGGCCGATCGCGATCGAGGGCCCCGGGGCCGCCCTGACGACGATCCGGGGATCCTCCGGCCTCGTCTTCCAGGTGACAGCCGGCGCGACGGCCTCCATCTCCGGCCTCACGATCACCGGCGGGAGTGGCCGCCGGGGCGGCGCGATCAACAACGCCGGAAGTCTGGACCTCGTCGAATGCAGTCTCGTCGGCAACACGGCGTCCACGCCGAACGTCGGCTTCGATCCGATCACCGGGCAGCCCTTCATCGGCGAACCGGGCGCCGGCGGGGCGGTGTACAACTCGGGCGCGATGACGATCGAACGCACGACGATCAGCGGCAATCGGGTCGAGGGCGCCTTCATAAATAGGGCCACATACTACGGCGGCGACGGCGGCGGGGTCTACAACGCCGGCGCGATGACGATCTTGAACTCCACGATCAGCGATAATCGAATCCCCTGGCGGCTGAGCGCGGGCGGGGGGATTTACAACTCCGGGGTCCTGTCTGTCGCCGACACTACCCTCGCCCACAACGTCGCCGGCGTCGGCAGCGGTATCGCGACCACGGGCTACTCCAGTTCCCAGATCAGCTCGATCGGCAGCATCTTCTCCAACCCCACCAGCTCCCCGGAATTTTACCTAGGGGGCTTCGGGGCGGAGGACGTCGGGAACATCGCCGTCGCCGAAGGTGGTACCTTCCGTTCGCTGGGCCGCAACCTGTTCACTGACGCCCCCGCCGTCGCCCTCGACGCGACCGACCTCATCGGCGCCGACCCACTGCTGGGCCCGCTGGCCGACAACGGCGGGCCGACCTGGACGATGGCCCTGCTCCCCGGCAGCCCGGCCGTCGACGCAGGGGCCGCCGTCACCGGTGTGGCCGTCGACCAGCGCGGCGTGACTCGACCCAAGGGCGCCGCGCCAGATATCGGCGCTTACGAGGCCGAGGCCCGGACGCCCGCCTTCGAAGCGCTGGCGGCGCCGACGATCGTCTACGCGACCGCCGCGACCGTCCTCTCCGGCCGCATCGCCGCCGGCGGGCTGATCCCCGCGGGCGAGGTGGCGATCACGCTGGGCGGCGCGACGCACCTGGCGGCGATCGACCCGGCCACCGGCGCGTTCGCCTCGGTCTTCACGACCTCCGCGCTGCACGTCTCGTCCTCGCGGTATCTCGTCGCCTACCGCTACGCCGGCTCCGGCGACTTCGCCGCCGTCGACGGGGCCTCATCCCTGACCGTCCTGCCCGGGCCGCTGACCGTCGTCGCCGACGACCGGGCGGTCCCCTTCGGGGCCGAGCCGCCGCCGACGACGGCCTCGTACGTCGGGTTCGTCGACGGCGACGGCCCGGCGAGCCTGGCCCATCCCGTGACCTTGACCACGGCCGCCGAGGCCTACAGCCCGCCGGGGGCCTATCCGATGGTCGCCTCCGGGGCGGCGTCGCCCGACTACGCGGTGACGTTCGTCCACGGGACGCTCGTCGTCGCCCAGCCGGCGGGCCGGCTGGCGCGGCGCCGCGTGGCCTTCGTGACGAAGCTGTATCGCGACGCCCTGGGCCGGGCCGCGGAGCCCGCCGGCCTGCGGGCCTGGCTGGGCCGGCTGGACGCCGGCGTGACGACCCAGGCGGTCGCCCGCCGGGTCTGGGCCTCCCCCGAGCGCCTCGCCCTGGCCCGCCGGCCCGCCGCCTGGGGTCGGGCCGCCCGCAACGCCCCCTGA
- a CDS encoding IS4 family transposase: protein MFNYAQGRLRHQIDLLRQQFVQEGGLPFADVLSASGLEEALREIEATWNDRIYAPLVTLWVFIGQVLNADQSCRAAVARLIAHRVSQGLEPCSSETGAYCQARKRLPERFFAAVARLVGRNLDARVDPQWLWKGRRVCLFDGSTVSMPDTPENRREYPLAYNQVPGTSFAPARIGAIISLSCGAILDLGVCRYAGKGQGEVSLLRQLWDVLRPGDVLLGDRLMSGWVGMYLLKQRGVDTVSRLSAHRRADFRKGTRLGKDDHVVVWKKPSSIRSVDRATYNALPEAITVREVRFRVVQPGFRTRSVVVVTTILDPGLASAEELASLYRARWNNELDLRSIKITLQMDVLRCKTPELVRKEIWAHVLAYNLIRTVMAQAATIENVEPRSISFKATLQVLEAFRPLIAYRAHSGADDQEELYEQLLGAIAVHRVADRPDRFEPRMTRKGPRGYEELKRPRREIKLHMLKRASKI from the coding sequence ATGTTCAACTACGCGCAGGGACGTCTTCGGCATCAGATCGACCTCCTCCGCCAACAGTTCGTCCAGGAAGGCGGACTCCCCTTCGCCGACGTCCTATCCGCCAGCGGCCTCGAGGAGGCCCTCCGTGAGATCGAGGCGACCTGGAATGACCGCATCTACGCCCCGTTGGTAACCCTCTGGGTGTTCATCGGACAGGTGCTCAACGCCGACCAGTCCTGCCGCGCCGCCGTCGCGCGGCTGATCGCCCACCGGGTCTCACAGGGGCTCGAGCCGTGCAGCTCCGAGACGGGGGCGTATTGCCAGGCGCGGAAGCGCCTGCCCGAGCGGTTCTTCGCCGCCGTGGCCCGCCTCGTGGGGCGGAACCTGGACGCGCGAGTCGACCCGCAGTGGCTTTGGAAGGGCCGCCGCGTCTGCCTGTTCGACGGCTCGACGGTCTCCATGCCCGACACCCCGGAGAACCGCCGGGAATACCCTCTGGCCTACAACCAAGTGCCCGGGACGAGCTTCGCCCCCGCCCGGATCGGGGCGATCATCTCGCTGTCCTGCGGCGCGATCCTCGACCTGGGCGTCTGCCGCTACGCCGGCAAGGGCCAGGGCGAGGTCAGCCTGCTGCGCCAGCTGTGGGACGTGCTCCGCCCCGGCGACGTGCTGCTGGGCGACCGCCTGATGTCGGGCTGGGTCGGAATGTACCTGCTCAAGCAACGCGGGGTCGACACCGTCAGCCGCCTGTCGGCGCACCGCCGGGCCGACTTCCGCAAGGGGACCCGCCTGGGCAAGGACGATCACGTGGTCGTGTGGAAGAAGCCGTCGTCGATCCGCTCGGTGGACCGGGCGACGTACAACGCGCTGCCCGAGGCGATCACCGTCCGCGAGGTTCGCTTCCGCGTAGTGCAGCCCGGGTTCCGGACGCGGTCGGTCGTCGTCGTGACGACCATCCTGGACCCCGGGCTGGCGAGTGCGGAGGAGCTGGCTTCGCTCTACCGGGCCAGGTGGAACAACGAGTTGGATTTGCGTTCGATCAAAATCACCTTGCAGATGGATGTTTTGCGGTGCAAGACGCCGGAGCTGGTGCGCAAGGAGATCTGGGCCCACGTCCTGGCGTACAACCTGATCCGCACGGTGATGGCACAGGCGGCGACCATCGAAAATGTGGAACCTCGCTCGATCAGCTTCAAAGCGACGCTCCAGGTTCTCGAAGCGTTCCGGCCGCTGATCGCCTACCGGGCGCACAGCGGTGCGGACGACCAAGAGGAACTCTACGAGCAACTGCTCGGGGCCATCGCCGTGCATCGCGTGGCCGACCGGCCCGACCGGTTCGAGCCCCGCATGACCAGGAAGGGGCCGAGAGGGTATGAGGAATTGAAGCGGCCGCGAAGGGAGATCAAACTCCATATGCTCAAACGAGCTAGCAAAATCTAA
- a CDS encoding choice-of-anchor Q domain-containing protein yields MLEARTLLAGDPTAYLVNLTSADGTGSGAAGDLVYVVDRANADVDPDGSVIHFDPAVFSTPQTIVLTATLQLTGTAGPIAIEGPGAALTTIRGSSGLVFQVAAGATASISGLTITGGSGHLGGAINNAGSLQLSRCSISDNTAAAIFIPIPFFPRAGTSYEGEGGGVYNSGTMSIVDSTICNNSADKFPESWLNITVLSSASGGGVYNSGTMSIVDSTIAGNRCNSSDGSGGGVFNSGVLSLTYVTAADNSAVHGGGVATAGGPGARTVSNQSLFRNADGGNLQGGLDSLGHNLFSDVPAMVLDPTDLVGVAPLLGPLADNGGPTWTMALLPGSPAIDAGVAVAGVTADQRGVIRPQGAAPDVGAVEAQFAATAFVSPAAPTIVYGTAATTLSGRIEVDGRIPTGRVAITLDGVTRQAPIDTASGAFASVFTTLGLSPSSSPYSVAFRYDGDAAFAPAAASAALTVLDASATPTVYTVDRTNGT; encoded by the coding sequence ATGCTCGAAGCCCGCACCCTCCTCGCCGGGGATCCCACGGCCTACCTGGTCAACCTCACGAGCGCCGACGGCACCGGCTCCGGAGCCGCGGGCGACCTGGTCTACGTCGTCGACCGCGCCAACGCCGACGTCGACCCGGACGGCAGCGTCATCCACTTCGACCCGGCCGTCTTCTCCACGCCCCAGACGATCGTCCTGACGGCCACCTTGCAGCTGACCGGGACGGCCGGGCCGATCGCGATCGAGGGCCCCGGGGCCGCCCTGACGACGATCCGGGGGTCCTCCGGCCTCGTCTTCCAGGTCGCGGCCGGCGCGACGGCCTCCATCTCCGGCCTCACGATCACCGGCGGGAGCGGCCACTTGGGCGGCGCGATCAACAACGCCGGGAGCCTGCAGCTCAGCCGCTGCAGCATCAGCGATAACACCGCCGCCGCGATTTTCATTCCTATCCCCTTCTTCCCCAGAGCGGGGACGTCGTATGAGGGTGAGGGCGGGGGGGTTTACAACTCGGGCACCATGTCGATCGTCGACTCCACGATCTGCAACAACTCGGCCGACAAGTTCCCGGAAAGTTGGCTAAACATCACCGTCCTGAGTTCTGCGTCGGGTGGGGGCGTCTACAATTCGGGGACGATGTCGATCGTCGACTCGACGATCGCCGGCAACCGCTGCAACTCGTCCGATGGCTCCGGCGGCGGCGTCTTCAACTCCGGCGTCCTGTCCCTCACCTACGTGACGGCCGCCGACAACTCCGCCGTGCACGGCGGCGGCGTCGCGACGGCCGGCGGTCCCGGAGCCCGGACCGTCTCGAATCAGAGCCTTTTCCGCAACGCCGACGGCGGGAACCTCCAGGGCGGGCTCGACTCCCTGGGCCACAACCTCTTTTCCGACGTCCCCGCCATGGTCCTCGACCCGACCGACCTCGTCGGCGTCGCCCCCCTGCTGGGGCCCTTGGCCGACAACGGCGGGCCGACCTGGACCATGGCCCTGCTGCCCGGCAGCCCGGCGATCGACGCCGGCGTCGCCGTCGCCGGCGTGACGGCCGACCAGCGCGGCGTGATTCGACCCCAGGGCGCCGCGCCGGACGTCGGCGCCGTCGAGGCCCAGTTCGCGGCGACCGCGTTTGTGTCCCCGGCCGCGCCGACGATCGTCTACGGCACCGCCGCGACGACCCTCTCCGGCCGCATCGAGGTCGACGGTCGGATCCCCACCGGGCGGGTCGCGATCACGCTCGACGGCGTCACCCGGCAGGCGCCGATCGACACCGCCAGTGGCGCGTTCGCCTCGGTCTTCACGACCCTCGGGCTGTCCCCCTCATCCTCGCCCTACTCGGTGGCGTTCCGGTACGACGGCGACGCCGCCTTCGCGCCGGCGGCCGCTTCGGCCGCGCTCACGGTGCTCGACGCCTCCGCCACCCCGACGGTCTACACGGTGGACCGGACGAATGGCACTTAG